One region of Intestinimonas massiliensis (ex Afouda et al. 2020) genomic DNA includes:
- a CDS encoding DUF1015 domain-containing protein, whose product MDERFQGLGFYPADILLPRDCDLTKWAVVACDQYTSQPEYWQRVEFFVGNAPSALHLILPESSLEGPSVETDILDINNTMSRYLREGRFRTLEHAMIYVERTLESGRVRRGVVGMVDLEQYDYEPGADTLIRATEGTVLSRIPPRVAVRKNAPIELPHAMVLADDPGRTVIEPLTALRDRLEPVYDFELMEHSGHLRGWLLGEAEQGAVAAALRALSDPAAFHARYGTKDKPVMLYAMGDGNHSLATAKACYERQKTLVPEDRRAALPARYALVELVNLHDDSLEFEPIHRVLFGVDPGALLADLTAAFPGAYAGTGEGHVLRYVWEGGSGAVTVPQPAHQLPVGTLQAFLDGWLESHPGRLDYIHGADVVRELAARPGNLGFLLPAMAKEELFPTVIHDGVLPRKTFSMGEAQDKRFYLEGRKIR is encoded by the coding sequence ATGGACGAGCGATTCCAGGGCCTGGGCTTTTACCCGGCCGACATCCTTTTGCCCCGGGACTGCGACCTGACCAAGTGGGCGGTGGTGGCCTGTGACCAATACACCTCTCAGCCGGAGTATTGGCAGCGGGTGGAATTTTTCGTGGGCAACGCTCCCTCCGCCCTTCATCTGATCCTGCCGGAGAGCTCCCTGGAGGGCCCCAGCGTGGAGACCGACATTCTGGACATCAACAACACCATGAGCCGCTATCTTCGGGAGGGGCGCTTCCGCACCCTGGAGCACGCCATGATCTATGTGGAGCGTACGCTGGAGAGCGGCCGGGTCCGCCGGGGCGTGGTGGGCATGGTGGACTTAGAGCAGTACGACTACGAGCCGGGGGCCGACACCCTGATCCGGGCCACCGAGGGTACGGTGCTCAGCCGCATCCCACCCCGGGTGGCGGTACGGAAGAACGCCCCCATCGAGCTGCCCCACGCCATGGTCCTCGCCGACGATCCGGGCCGGACCGTCATCGAGCCTCTGACCGCCCTCCGGGACCGGCTGGAGCCGGTCTACGACTTCGAGCTGATGGAGCATTCCGGCCACCTGCGGGGCTGGCTGCTGGGGGAGGCGGAGCAGGGGGCGGTGGCCGCCGCCCTGCGGGCCCTGTCCGACCCCGCCGCCTTCCACGCCCGCTACGGCACGAAGGATAAGCCCGTCATGCTCTACGCCATGGGGGACGGCAATCACTCTCTGGCCACCGCCAAGGCCTGCTATGAGCGGCAGAAGACCCTGGTCCCGGAGGACCGGCGGGCCGCCCTGCCCGCCCGGTATGCCCTGGTAGAGCTGGTCAACCTCCACGACGACTCCCTGGAGTTTGAGCCCATCCACCGGGTGCTCTTCGGCGTGGACCCCGGGGCCCTGCTGGCCGACCTGACCGCCGCCTTCCCCGGCGCTTACGCCGGCACGGGGGAGGGCCACGTCCTGCGCTATGTGTGGGAGGGGGGCTCCGGGGCAGTCACCGTGCCCCAGCCGGCCCACCAGCTCCCGGTGGGCACCCTCCAGGCCTTCCTGGACGGCTGGCTGGAGAGCCACCCCGGCCGCCTCGACTACATCCACGGGGCCGACGTGGTGCGGGAGCTGGCCGCCCGGCCGGGCAATCTGGGCTTCCTGCTGCCCGCCATGGCCAAGGAGGAGCTCTTCCCCACCGTCATCCACGACGGGGTGCTCCCCCGCAAGACCTTCTCCATGGGCGAGGCCCAGGACAAGCGGTTCTATCTGGAGGGGCGGAAGATCCGCTGA
- the ispE gene encoding 4-(cytidine 5'-diphospho)-2-C-methyl-D-erythritol kinase, whose translation MPILTALAHAKLNLTLDVLGRRSDGYHDLRMVMTSVALADVITLETGTGDGVRASANLGFLPTGEKNLAASALLRFQEATGRDLGGAHISLEKHIPVCAGMGGGSSDAAAVLRALNDCTGAGLSLPELARVGEAVGSDVPYCVLGGTALAEGRGEVLTPLAPLPRCTVVVCKPNFSISTPELFRQIDSVRLRHHPDTDGMLAALEAGDLGGVARRVYNVFEDVLPPRLRAEVAAIRQLLVGHGALGAGMSGTGPTVFGLFDCAAGAERARRELGETYRDTFLTETV comes from the coding sequence ATGCCCATCCTGACTGCCCTGGCCCATGCCAAACTGAATCTGACCCTGGACGTGCTGGGGCGGCGGAGCGACGGCTACCACGACCTGCGCATGGTGATGACCTCGGTGGCCCTGGCCGACGTCATTACCCTGGAGACGGGGACGGGGGACGGGGTGCGAGCCTCCGCCAATCTGGGCTTTCTCCCCACGGGCGAGAAGAACCTGGCGGCCTCCGCTCTGCTGCGGTTCCAGGAGGCCACCGGCCGGGACCTGGGCGGCGCGCATATTTCCCTGGAAAAGCACATCCCGGTCTGCGCCGGGATGGGAGGCGGCAGCTCCGACGCCGCCGCCGTCCTCCGGGCCCTCAACGACTGCACCGGGGCGGGCCTGTCTCTTCCGGAGCTGGCCCGGGTGGGGGAGGCGGTGGGCTCCGACGTGCCCTACTGCGTGTTGGGCGGCACCGCCCTGGCGGAGGGACGGGGGGAGGTCCTCACGCCGCTGGCCCCGCTGCCCCGCTGTACGGTGGTAGTGTGTAAGCCGAACTTTTCCATCTCCACCCCGGAGCTCTTCCGGCAGATCGACAGCGTGCGCCTGCGCCACCACCCGGACACCGACGGGATGCTCGCCGCCCTGGAGGCCGGAGACCTGGGCGGGGTGGCCCGGCGGGTCTACAACGTCTTTGAGGACGTGCTCCCCCCCCGGCTGCGGGCTGAGGTGGCCGCCATCCGGCAGCTTCTGGTGGGCCATGGTGCCCTGGGGGCGGGTATGAGCGGCACCGGCCCCACGGTATTCGGACTCTTCGACTGCGCTGCCGGAGCTGAGCGGGCCCGGCGGGAGCTCGGGGAGACCTATCGGGACACTTTTTTGACGGAAACGGTATAA
- the spoIIR gene encoding stage II sporulation protein R, with protein MDTAMLRERGRLRRWELALLVGVAAALLAGVWLDREQAALSDKVIRLHVIANSDTEADQALKLRVRDRILEEAAGYFQAGQTVEEAAAELTEYLPALAEAGAQVVREAGYDYPVSASLEPNVWFPTKTYTDFSLPAGSYTALRIVIGEGEGRNWWCVVFPPLCLGSVTETVEETACTGGFTRSEVALITGETEGYVVKFKAMELWDEFKEWTGRW; from the coding sequence ATGGATACCGCAATGCTGAGAGAACGGGGCCGCCTGCGCCGGTGGGAGCTGGCCCTTCTGGTGGGAGTGGCCGCGGCCCTCCTGGCGGGGGTGTGGCTGGATCGGGAGCAGGCCGCCCTGTCGGACAAGGTGATCCGGCTGCATGTGATCGCCAACTCGGACACGGAGGCCGACCAGGCCCTGAAGCTCCGGGTCCGGGACCGCATCCTGGAGGAGGCCGCCGGGTATTTTCAGGCGGGGCAGACGGTGGAGGAGGCGGCGGCGGAGCTGACGGAGTATCTGCCCGCGCTGGCCGAGGCCGGAGCCCAGGTGGTCCGGGAGGCCGGGTACGACTATCCGGTGTCCGCCTCCCTGGAGCCCAACGTCTGGTTCCCCACCAAGACGTACACCGATTTTTCCCTGCCCGCCGGGAGCTACACCGCCCTGCGCATCGTCATCGGGGAGGGGGAGGGCCGCAACTGGTGGTGCGTGGTGTTCCCGCCCCTGTGCCTGGGCTCGGTGACCGAGACGGTGGAGGAGACTGCCTGCACCGGCGGGTTCACCCGGTCGGAGGTCGCCCTCATTACCGGCGAAACCGAGGGCTATGTGGTCAAGTTCAAGGCCATGGAGCTGTGGGACGAGTTCAAGGAGTGGACCGGCCGGTGGTAA
- a CDS encoding sodium-dependent transporter: MRQGQRCSNSKFNSSIGVILAAVGSAVGMGNIWLFPYRVGQYGGGAFLVPYFLFVALFSYVGLSGEFALGRLTGCGTRGAFDYALQTRGRRGGSLIGILPVLGVLGIAIGYSVVVGWVLNYTVGSLTGAVLTTDAADYFGTLAVSFGSVPWHLIAVTATAVILILGVSAGIEKISKFMMPVFFLLFLIIAVRVAFLPGAAAGYRYLLAPDWSFLRKPETWVMAMGQAFFSLSINGAGMLIYGSYMKKSEDIVHHSVMTALLDTLAALLAGFAILPAVFSFGIAPNSGPALMFITLPRVFQQMPGGRVLAMLFFLSVLFAGITSLINMLEAVSDCLGQGLGLPRTLSTLLVGAVVFGVGLFLEALPDMGAWMDLITIYIAPFGAVLGAVFIYWVLGLGPLRQELMLGRERPLWRGFGLLAHLYVVLTAAVWVLGIVYGGIG, encoded by the coding sequence ATGAGGCAAGGACAAAGGTGTTCTAACAGCAAGTTCAACAGCTCCATCGGCGTCATCCTGGCGGCGGTGGGTTCCGCCGTGGGCATGGGCAACATCTGGCTCTTCCCCTATCGGGTGGGGCAATACGGCGGCGGGGCCTTTCTGGTTCCCTATTTTCTCTTTGTGGCCCTGTTTTCCTATGTAGGTCTCTCCGGCGAGTTTGCCCTGGGGCGGCTCACCGGCTGCGGTACCCGCGGCGCCTTTGACTACGCCCTCCAGACCCGGGGCAGACGGGGCGGGAGCCTGATCGGCATCCTCCCCGTCCTGGGCGTGCTGGGCATCGCCATCGGCTACTCCGTGGTGGTGGGCTGGGTGCTCAACTACACCGTGGGCTCCCTCACCGGGGCGGTGCTGACCACCGATGCGGCGGACTACTTCGGAACGCTGGCCGTCTCCTTCGGCTCCGTCCCCTGGCACCTCATCGCCGTGACCGCCACGGCGGTCATCCTCATCCTGGGGGTATCCGCCGGCATCGAGAAAATCAGCAAATTCATGATGCCGGTCTTTTTCCTGCTCTTTCTGATCATCGCCGTGCGGGTGGCCTTTCTTCCCGGCGCCGCGGCAGGCTACCGCTACCTGCTGGCCCCCGACTGGAGCTTCCTCCGGAAGCCCGAGACCTGGGTCATGGCCATGGGACAGGCCTTCTTCTCCCTGTCCATCAACGGGGCTGGGATGCTCATCTATGGCAGCTACATGAAAAAGTCCGAGGACATTGTCCACCACTCGGTGATGACCGCCCTGCTGGACACGCTGGCCGCCCTGCTGGCGGGCTTCGCCATCCTTCCGGCGGTCTTTTCCTTCGGCATCGCCCCCAACTCGGGGCCCGCCCTTATGTTCATCACCCTCCCCCGGGTCTTTCAGCAGATGCCCGGCGGCCGGGTGCTGGCGATGCTCTTCTTCCTCTCGGTCCTCTTCGCCGGCATCACCTCCCTCATCAACATGCTGGAGGCGGTGAGCGACTGTCTGGGCCAGGGGCTGGGGCTGCCCCGCACTCTGTCCACCCTTCTGGTGGGAGCGGTGGTCTTTGGGGTGGGCCTCTTCCTGGAGGCTCTGCCCGACATGGGGGCCTGGATGGACCTGATCACCATCTATATCGCCCCCTTCGGGGCCGTGCTGGGTGCGGTGTTCATCTACTGGGTGCTGGGGCTGGGCCCCCTGCGGCAGGAGCTCATGCTGGGCCGGGAACGGCCTTTGTGGAGGGGATTCGGCCTTCTGGCCCACCTCTACGTGGTGCTCACCGCCGCCGTATGGGTGCTGGGCATCGTATACGGCGGGATCGGATAA
- a CDS encoding P1 family peptidase, protein MIPMRARDCGLTVGSLPTGPRNKITDVPGVLVGHCTVDTSDHKTGVTVVLPGSQNPFTHKLPAAVCQYNGFGKTTGLMQLSELGTLETPIALTNTLNVGLVHDAIVEYMLQRCQAEGVELHSVNPVVGECNDATLNRIAERCVGREQVFAALAAAAPDFDEGDVGAGKGTICHGLKGGIGSASRVLEYDGRIYTMGLLVQSNHGVLSDLTVCGRRIGPALAQRLETRKADQGSLLAVLATDLPLDARQLGRVAQRISVGLARMGSYVGHGSGEVFLAFSTANPFQVQAENAVRPVSAFHEEKLDGPFRAAAECAEEAVLNSLLTARTVVGWQGHRAVALTDLWRP, encoded by the coding sequence ATGATTCCGATGCGCGCCCGGGACTGCGGCCTGACGGTGGGCTCGCTGCCCACTGGCCCCCGGAACAAAATCACCGACGTGCCCGGCGTACTGGTGGGTCACTGCACGGTGGACACCTCCGACCACAAGACCGGGGTGACGGTGGTGCTCCCCGGGTCCCAGAACCCCTTTACTCACAAGCTGCCCGCCGCCGTGTGCCAGTACAACGGCTTCGGCAAGACCACCGGCCTGATGCAACTGTCCGAGCTGGGGACGCTGGAGACCCCCATTGCCCTGACCAACACCCTCAACGTGGGGCTGGTCCACGACGCCATCGTGGAATATATGCTCCAGCGGTGCCAGGCGGAGGGGGTGGAGCTGCACTCAGTGAACCCCGTGGTGGGGGAGTGCAACGACGCCACTCTCAACCGCATTGCGGAGCGCTGCGTGGGTCGGGAGCAGGTCTTCGCCGCCCTGGCTGCCGCCGCCCCGGATTTTGACGAGGGGGATGTGGGCGCGGGCAAGGGCACCATCTGCCATGGTCTCAAGGGAGGCATCGGCTCCGCCTCCCGGGTGCTGGAATACGACGGGCGGATCTATACGATGGGCCTTCTGGTCCAGTCCAATCACGGTGTGCTGTCCGACCTGACGGTCTGTGGGCGCCGTATCGGCCCCGCGCTGGCCCAAAGGCTGGAGACCCGCAAGGCCGACCAGGGCTCCCTCCTGGCGGTGTTGGCTACCGACCTGCCCCTGGACGCCCGGCAACTGGGCCGGGTGGCCCAGCGCATCAGCGTGGGCCTGGCCCGGATGGGCTCCTACGTCGGCCACGGCAGCGGCGAGGTCTTTCTCGCCTTCTCCACCGCCAATCCCTTCCAGGTTCAGGCGGAGAACGCCGTGCGTCCGGTCTCCGCCTTCCACGAGGAAAAGCTGGACGGGCCCTTCCGGGCGGCGGCGGAGTGCGCTGAGGAGGCCGTACTCAACTCCCTGCTCACCGCCCGGACGGTGGTGGGCTGGCAGGGCCACAGGGCCGTGGCCCTCACCGATCTCTGGAGGCCGTAG
- a CDS encoding ATP-dependent helicase, whose amino-acid sequence MRKGPGENMLNQEQELRFCRARRAVIGLDFPTLNPEQRRAALATEGPLLLLAGAGSGKTTVLIHRVANLMKYGRGSDSDEVPGWVTEDDLAFLEAYAAHPLPDGKPEAERLCKLEPAMPWSIIAITFTNKAAGELKERLERMLGPTANDVWASTFHSACVKILRRDIEKLGFDRSFTIYDSADSERVVKDVLKDQRIDDKAFPARSVLSAISRAKDSMLSGPEYLAQCEKAGDFRLTKIAKVYVEYERRLREANALDFDDLILDTVRLLRDFEDVRGYYQNKFRYVLIDEYQDTNNLQYQLAALLAGKWENICVVGDDDQSIYRFRGATIENILSFEHQYQGARVIRLEQNYRSTQNILGASNAVIRNNQGRKGKELWTDHAAGDKVQVYTAMNESDEAQYVAAQILGDFAQGRRWKDHAVLYRMNAQSNQIEQAFKRNGVPYRIIGGTRFFDRAEVKDMLAYLCAVNNPADDLRLVRILNNPPRGIGPATVQRAQAIAAAEHRPVWEVIRNARAYPELQKAAARLAQFADLMSGLRRQAVELPLPDFYEEVVSRTGYAVMLEAKDTVEDRTRLENVRELLTSINSYIEDAEGEPTLAGFLDTIALYTDLDNHDPNEDCVVMMTMHAAKGLEFPVVFVVGVEEGIFPGIRAIGETEEMEEERRLCYVAMTRAKERLHLTCASQRMLFGRTSANRPSRFVGEIPAEYVQASGRSYWSAPDDDAAGRWTAPSTRSPSADRPSAYGCLFYTSFPTQTYTDFSLPDRKSAV is encoded by the coding sequence ATGAGAAAAGGACCTGGTGAGAACATGCTGAATCAAGAACAGGAGCTGCGGTTTTGCAGGGCGCGCCGGGCGGTCATCGGGCTGGACTTTCCCACCCTGAACCCGGAGCAGCGCAGAGCCGCCCTGGCCACGGAAGGCCCACTGCTGCTGCTGGCCGGAGCGGGCAGCGGCAAGACCACCGTGCTCATCCACCGCGTCGCCAATCTGATGAAATATGGAAGGGGCTCGGACTCGGACGAGGTGCCCGGCTGGGTGACCGAGGACGACCTGGCCTTTCTGGAGGCCTATGCCGCCCACCCTCTCCCCGACGGCAAACCGGAGGCGGAAAGGCTGTGTAAGCTGGAGCCCGCCATGCCCTGGTCCATCATCGCCATCACCTTCACAAACAAGGCGGCCGGGGAGTTGAAGGAGCGGTTGGAGCGGATGCTGGGCCCCACCGCCAACGACGTGTGGGCCTCCACCTTCCACTCCGCCTGCGTGAAGATTCTGCGCCGGGACATCGAGAAGCTGGGCTTTGACCGCTCCTTCACCATCTACGACTCCGCCGACTCCGAGCGGGTGGTCAAGGATGTGCTGAAGGACCAGCGCATCGACGATAAGGCCTTTCCCGCCCGGTCGGTGCTCTCCGCCATCTCCCGGGCCAAGGATTCCATGCTCTCCGGACCGGAGTACCTGGCCCAGTGCGAAAAGGCGGGGGATTTCCGCCTGACCAAGATCGCCAAGGTCTACGTGGAGTATGAGCGCCGCCTCCGGGAGGCCAACGCCCTGGATTTCGACGACCTGATCCTGGACACGGTGCGTCTGCTGCGGGACTTTGAGGACGTGCGCGGCTACTACCAGAACAAGTTCCGCTATGTGCTCATCGACGAGTATCAGGACACCAACAACCTCCAGTACCAGTTGGCCGCCCTGCTGGCGGGGAAATGGGAGAACATCTGCGTGGTGGGCGACGACGACCAGTCCATCTACCGCTTCCGGGGGGCCACCATCGAGAACATCCTCTCCTTTGAGCACCAGTATCAGGGGGCCCGGGTCATCCGGCTGGAGCAGAACTACCGCTCCACCCAGAACATCCTGGGGGCCTCCAACGCGGTGATCCGCAACAACCAGGGCCGCAAGGGCAAGGAGCTGTGGACCGACCACGCCGCCGGCGACAAGGTCCAGGTCTACACCGCCATGAACGAGAGCGACGAGGCCCAGTACGTGGCGGCCCAGATCCTGGGGGATTTCGCCCAGGGCCGCCGCTGGAAGGACCACGCAGTGCTCTACCGGATGAACGCCCAGTCCAACCAGATTGAGCAGGCCTTCAAGCGCAACGGCGTGCCCTACCGCATCATCGGCGGCACCCGGTTCTTCGACCGGGCGGAGGTCAAGGACATGCTGGCCTACCTGTGCGCGGTGAACAACCCCGCCGACGACCTGCGGCTGGTGCGCATCCTCAACAACCCGCCCCGGGGGATCGGGCCCGCCACCGTCCAGCGGGCCCAGGCCATCGCGGCGGCGGAGCACCGCCCGGTGTGGGAGGTCATCCGGAACGCCCGGGCCTACCCCGAGCTCCAGAAGGCCGCCGCCCGGCTGGCTCAGTTTGCCGATCTGATGAGCGGTCTGCGCCGCCAGGCGGTGGAGCTGCCCCTGCCTGACTTCTACGAGGAGGTGGTGAGCAGGACCGGCTATGCCGTCATGCTGGAGGCCAAGGACACGGTGGAGGACCGGACCCGGCTGGAAAACGTGCGGGAGCTTTTGACCTCCATTAACAGCTACATAGAGGATGCGGAGGGGGAGCCCACCCTGGCGGGCTTCCTGGACACCATTGCCCTGTATACCGATCTGGACAACCACGATCCCAACGAGGACTGCGTGGTGATGATGACCATGCACGCCGCCAAGGGGCTGGAATTCCCCGTGGTCTTTGTGGTCGGCGTGGAGGAGGGGATCTTCCCTGGCATTCGGGCTATCGGCGAGACCGAGGAGATGGAGGAGGAGCGGCGGCTGTGCTACGTGGCCATGACCCGCGCCAAGGAGCGGCTCCATCTCACCTGCGCCAGCCAGCGCATGCTCTTCGGCCGCACCAGCGCCAACCGGCCCTCCCGCTTCGTAGGGGAGATCCCCGCTGAGTATGTGCAGGCAAGCGGCCGCAGCTATTGGTCCGCCCCGGACGACGACGCGGCCGGGCGGTGGACCGCCCCAAGCACGCGGAGCCCGTCTGCGGACCGGCCGAGCGCCTACGGCTGCCTCTTCTACACATCTTTCCCCACCCAGACGTACACCGATTTTTCCCTGCCAGATCGGAAGAGCGCCGTGTAG
- a CDS encoding HAD family hydrolase, giving the protein MAAQYTRDYYHMDLSTQEIMDEWLSMAADAYARVPLKPGAGEFLARCRDRGERMALVTACVPELCRSALAHHGLADWFEAIVFAQDLGMEKRDPRVFTLTAQRLGVAPADCTLYEDAPANCAAAKGVGMTVVGVYDPFYENYQDQVRENSHRYLRSFTELLM; this is encoded by the coding sequence GTGGCGGCCCAGTACACCAGGGATTACTACCATATGGACCTCTCCACCCAGGAAATCATGGACGAGTGGCTGTCCATGGCGGCGGACGCCTACGCCAGGGTGCCCCTCAAGCCCGGGGCGGGGGAATTTTTGGCCCGATGCCGGGACCGGGGGGAGCGGATGGCCCTGGTCACCGCCTGCGTGCCGGAGCTGTGCCGCTCGGCGCTGGCTCACCACGGCCTGGCCGACTGGTTCGAGGCCATCGTCTTCGCCCAGGACCTGGGCATGGAGAAGCGGGACCCCAGAGTATTCACGCTGACCGCCCAGCGGCTGGGGGTGGCCCCCGCCGACTGCACCCTCTATGAGGACGCCCCCGCTAACTGCGCCGCCGCCAAGGGCGTGGGCATGACGGTGGTGGGGGTATACGACCCCTTCTATGAGAATTATCAGGACCAGGTGCGGGAAAACAGCCACCGATACCTCCGGAGCTTCACTGAACTGCTGATGTGA
- a CDS encoding DNA-3-methyladenine glycosylase, which yields MGKLSRDFYDRDTVQTARALLGKYLVRRWHGLWLAGRITETEAYVGAVDKACHAYGGRRTPRTETLYAPPGTAYIYLIYGMYHCLNFVTEPAGTPSAVLLRGLEAAEGAEFLARNRFGKALAELTPYQKKNFLNGPGKVCRALDLTRAQNGLDLTGDELFLWDAGEAPPADIHVGKRIGIDYAEEAVDFPWRFYL from the coding sequence GTGGGAAAACTGAGCCGGGACTTTTATGACCGTGACACCGTGCAGACCGCCCGGGCGCTTTTGGGCAAATATCTGGTGCGGCGCTGGCACGGTCTCTGGCTGGCTGGGCGCATCACCGAGACCGAGGCCTACGTGGGGGCGGTGGACAAGGCCTGCCACGCCTACGGCGGGCGGCGGACTCCCCGGACCGAGACCCTCTATGCCCCGCCCGGCACCGCCTATATCTACCTCATCTACGGTATGTACCACTGCCTCAATTTCGTCACCGAGCCCGCCGGCACCCCCAGCGCCGTGCTGCTCCGGGGCCTGGAGGCGGCGGAGGGCGCGGAGTTTTTGGCGCGCAACCGCTTCGGCAAGGCCCTGGCGGAGCTGACCCCCTATCAGAAAAAGAATTTCCTCAACGGCCCCGGCAAAGTATGCCGGGCCCTGGACCTGACCCGGGCCCAGAACGGCCTGGACCTCACCGGGGACGAGCTGTTTTTGTGGGACGCCGGAGAGGCCCCTCCGGCGGACATCCATGTGGGCAAGCGCATCGGCATCGACTATGCCGAGGAGGCCGTGGACTTTCCGTGGCGGTTTTATTTGTAG
- a CDS encoding DMT family transporter — MNETLLKKLAKPMLILAPVIWGSSFVVMKHSLDSFTPFYLLAFRFTAAAVLLGLACWKSWRAMDRNYLKSGLIIGTFLFLAYAFQTFGLDRTTSGKNAFLTAVYCVIVPFLYWLIAGRRPDKWNILAAFICIAGIGMVALTTKGSGGLAVNLGDMLTLAGGFFFAAHIVAVNKFAEGRDIFLITVLQFAVFAAWSWIGALVFREPFPAGLSGGAVFAMVYLVVFSSCGALLFQNIGQKYTAPATAAVLLSLEAPFGVLCSILVGEENLNAVMVLGFVLIFLAVVCSETRFEFLRKKTLEKKG; from the coding sequence ATGAACGAGACTCTGCTGAAAAAGCTGGCAAAGCCCATGCTGATCCTGGCTCCCGTGATCTGGGGCAGCTCCTTCGTGGTGATGAAGCATTCGCTGGACAGCTTCACCCCCTTCTACCTGCTGGCCTTCCGATTCACGGCGGCGGCCGTCCTGCTGGGCCTGGCCTGCTGGAAATCCTGGCGGGCGATGGACCGGAACTATCTGAAAAGCGGACTCATCATCGGTACATTTTTGTTTTTGGCCTATGCCTTCCAGACCTTCGGCCTGGACCGTACCACCTCGGGCAAAAACGCGTTCCTGACGGCGGTATATTGTGTCATCGTGCCTTTTTTATACTGGCTCATCGCCGGGCGGCGGCCGGACAAGTGGAACATTCTGGCCGCCTTTATCTGCATCGCGGGCATCGGTATGGTGGCGCTGACCACCAAGGGCTCCGGCGGGCTGGCCGTCAATCTGGGGGACATGCTTACCCTGGCGGGCGGATTCTTCTTCGCCGCCCACATCGTGGCGGTGAACAAGTTTGCCGAAGGCCGGGACATCTTCCTCATCACGGTGCTCCAGTTCGCGGTGTTTGCCGCCTGGTCCTGGATCGGAGCCCTGGTCTTTCGGGAGCCCTTCCCCGCTGGACTGTCCGGCGGCGCGGTATTCGCCATGGTCTATCTGGTGGTCTTTTCCTCCTGTGGAGCCCTGCTGTTCCAGAACATCGGGCAGAAGTACACGGCTCCTGCCACGGCGGCGGTGCTCCTCAGTCTGGAGGCCCCCTTCGGCGTACTGTGCTCCATCCTGGTGGGAGAAGAGAACCTCAACGCCGTCATGGTCCTGGGCTTTGTGCTGATCTTCCTGGCGGTGGTCTGCTCGGAGACCAGGTTTGAATTCCTGCGAAAAAAGACCCTCGAAAAAAAGGGTTGA
- a CDS encoding ABC transporter substrate-binding protein, which yields MKKLNLKKLLSLTAAVALTLSLAACSGGTASSPSPSASAPAGSAPAAGEGYKVAVVKQLDHASMDEIANAITGRLDEIAAEKGAEITYQVFSGQNDQSTLTQIGSQIVADGYSAIVPIGTLAAQVMVVAAEDSKIPVIFAAVSDPAYNDLTGIDYLTGTSDALNTEFILDMMLAQNPDTAKVGLLYSKSETNSATPIAEAKTYLDGKGIAYVEATANTNDEVIAAASSLIADGVDAVFTPTDNVVMAAELAIYEDLAAAGIPHYTGADSFVRNGAFATCGVNYTDLGAQTADLVEQALSAGMDGLEDFYKVSGGIITVNTETAAALGADYSVFADMGDLVEVTTTAE from the coding sequence ATGAAGAAGCTGAATCTGAAGAAGTTGCTGTCTCTGACCGCCGCCGTTGCCCTGACCCTGTCCCTGGCCGCCTGCTCCGGAGGGACCGCCTCCAGCCCCTCGCCCTCCGCCTCCGCGCCCGCGGGGAGCGCCCCGGCCGCGGGGGAGGGCTACAAAGTGGCGGTGGTGAAGCAGCTCGACCACGCCTCTATGGATGAGATCGCCAACGCCATCACCGGCCGGCTGGACGAGATCGCCGCCGAGAAGGGCGCGGAGATCACCTATCAGGTGTTCAGCGGCCAGAACGACCAGAGTACCCTGACCCAGATTGGGTCCCAGATCGTGGCGGACGGGTACAGCGCCATTGTCCCCATCGGCACCCTGGCTGCCCAGGTCATGGTGGTGGCCGCCGAGGACAGCAAGATCCCCGTCATCTTCGCCGCCGTCAGCGATCCGGCCTACAACGACCTGACCGGCATCGACTACCTCACCGGCACCAGCGACGCCCTGAACACCGAATTTATCCTGGATATGATGCTGGCCCAGAACCCGGATACCGCCAAGGTGGGCCTGCTCTACTCCAAGTCCGAGACCAATTCCGCCACCCCCATCGCCGAGGCCAAGACCTATCTGGACGGCAAGGGCATCGCCTATGTGGAGGCCACCGCCAACACCAATGACGAGGTCATCGCCGCCGCCAGCTCCCTCATCGCCGACGGGGTGGACGCCGTCTTCACCCCCACCGACAACGTGGTCATGGCTGCCGAGCTGGCCATCTACGAGGACCTGGCCGCCGCCGGCATCCCCCACTACACCGGGGCCGACTCCTTCGTCCGTAACGGCGCCTTCGCCACCTGCGGCGTCAACTACACCGACCTGGGAGCGCAGACCGCCGATCTGGTGGAGCAGGCCCTCAGCGCGGGCATGGACGGCCTGGAGGACTTCTACAAGGTCTCCGGCGGCATCATCACCGTCAACACCGAGACCGCCGCCGCCCTGGGCGCCGACTACTCCGTGTTTGCCGACATGGGCGACCTGGTGGAGGTCACCACCACCGCCGAATAA